In the Gasterosteus aculeatus chromosome X, fGasAcu3.hap1.1, whole genome shotgun sequence genome, one interval contains:
- the LOC144383789 gene encoding uncharacterized protein LOC144383789 isoform X1: MNISPQTEYQRLFVLHRPTTVHTLALPPVPRVVRHSVPEGRALLMDTFGEKNSCRGMKAKPSRYTSRFSPETAFFRGLAWPPSLLFSLRPESNAPTVASVGKKEPTGFGRMTSSNQIFPDTPFDCSHFNTTYKSSFRPDDDSKDSLSGRIGARSICGTRDSGYSRRGIDHVQQTTSKLHTGAKQGLIFMDKKNKL, translated from the exons atgaatatttctccTCAGACAGAATACCAAAGATTGTTTGTGCTACATCGGCCCACAACAG TGCACACTTTAGCACTTCCTCCAGTTCCCCGTGTGGTGAGACACAGTGTCCCTGAGGGAAGAGCCCTTCTGATGGACACTTTTGGGGAGAAGAACAGCTGCAGG GGCATGAAGGCGAAACCAAGCAGGTACACTAGCCGCTTTTCTCCAGAAACAGCATTCTTTCGAGGTCTGGCCTGGCCA ccctctcttctcttttcactACGGCCTGAAAGCAATGCACCAACTGTCGCGTCCGTGGGAAAAAAG GAGCCCACAGGGTTTGGTCGCATGACCTCGAGCAACCAGATTTTTCCCGACACACCGTTTGATTGTTCACACTTCAACACCACCTACAAAAGCTC GTTTCGCCCTGATGACGATTCTAAAGATTCTCTATCGGGCCGTATTGGAGCAAGAAGCATCTGTGGAACGAGGGACAGCGGCTACAGTCGTCGAGGCATCGACCACGTGCAACAAACAACAAGCAAGCTGCACACAGGGGCTAAACAGGGGCTTATCTtcatggataaaaaaaataaactctaG
- the LOC144383789 gene encoding uncharacterized protein LOC144383789 isoform X2: MSISHDLFVEVHTLALPPVPRVVRHSVPEGRALLMDTFGEKNSCRGMKAKPSRYTSRFSPETAFFRGLAWPPSLLFSLRPESNAPTVASVGKKEPTGFGRMTSSNQIFPDTPFDCSHFNTTYKSSFRPDDDSKDSLSGRIGARSICGTRDSGYSRRGIDHVQQTTSKLHTGAKQGLIFMDKKNKL, from the exons ATGAGTATTTCCCATGACTTGTTTGTGGAAGTGCACACTTTAGCACTTCCTCCAGTTCCCCGTGTGGTGAGACACAGTGTCCCTGAGGGAAGAGCCCTTCTGATGGACACTTTTGGGGAGAAGAACAGCTGCAGG GGCATGAAGGCGAAACCAAGCAGGTACACTAGCCGCTTTTCTCCAGAAACAGCATTCTTTCGAGGTCTGGCCTGGCCA ccctctcttctcttttcactACGGCCTGAAAGCAATGCACCAACTGTCGCGTCCGTGGGAAAAAAG GAGCCCACAGGGTTTGGTCGCATGACCTCGAGCAACCAGATTTTTCCCGACACACCGTTTGATTGTTCACACTTCAACACCACCTACAAAAGCTC GTTTCGCCCTGATGACGATTCTAAAGATTCTCTATCGGGCCGTATTGGAGCAAGAAGCATCTGTGGAACGAGGGACAGCGGCTACAGTCGTCGAGGCATCGACCACGTGCAACAAACAACAAGCAAGCTGCACACAGGGGCTAAACAGGGGCTTATCTtcatggataaaaaaaataaactctaG
- the LOC144383789 gene encoding uncharacterized protein LOC144383789 isoform X3 has product MDTFGEKNSCRGMKAKPSRYTSRFSPETAFFRGLAWPPSLLFSLRPESNAPTVASVGKKEPTGFGRMTSSNQIFPDTPFDCSHFNTTYKSSFRPDDDSKDSLSGRIGARSICGTRDSGYSRRGIDHVQQTTSKLHTGAKQGLIFMDKKNKL; this is encoded by the exons ATGGACACTTTTGGGGAGAAGAACAGCTGCAGG GGCATGAAGGCGAAACCAAGCAGGTACACTAGCCGCTTTTCTCCAGAAACAGCATTCTTTCGAGGTCTGGCCTGGCCA ccctctcttctcttttcactACGGCCTGAAAGCAATGCACCAACTGTCGCGTCCGTGGGAAAAAAG GAGCCCACAGGGTTTGGTCGCATGACCTCGAGCAACCAGATTTTTCCCGACACACCGTTTGATTGTTCACACTTCAACACCACCTACAAAAGCTC GTTTCGCCCTGATGACGATTCTAAAGATTCTCTATCGGGCCGTATTGGAGCAAGAAGCATCTGTGGAACGAGGGACAGCGGCTACAGTCGTCGAGGCATCGACCACGTGCAACAAACAACAAGCAAGCTGCACACAGGGGCTAAACAGGGGCTTATCTtcatggataaaaaaaataaactctaG
- the lrrc10b gene encoding leucine-rich repeat-containing protein 10B: protein MGNSSRKGEGEEEEDGAKDGEEADIAEKKKKKKDEVVEVEAELPLGVEEMFDSGDPVLDLSYRKFKRLPSRVSALLHLEKLYVCGNRLRTLPDSVSRLQGLRILALDFNKMEDVPAAVCQLTKLTRLYLGSNRLMTLPPELRNLQSLRCLWVESNYIQSFPRELYDLPCLKSLQIGDNRLKTLPSDLCRMEALRGLWLYGNRFDTFPKVLLRMEGLEILDLDRNKISEFPSLKRLRSLRLFSYDHNPVDCPPRVGDEVLVVGEGAAEFLEQREAKNERLRKAAEEEAEESALAGEELVIHGILKNSSSNSKQSGGTGEDADPKEEEWPADEREEDMDGAELEYDEEGVEYETEELICEGEGFEYEGDDLQYERAQLDYEYERLEDAGRQDEGA, encoded by the coding sequence ATGGGCAACTCCTCcaggaagggagagggagaagaggaagaggacggggCGAAGGATGGTGAAGAGGCTGATattgcagagaagaagaagaagaagaaggacgagGTGGTGGAGGTCGAAGCAGAGCTCCCGctgggggtggaggagatgtTCGACAGCGGGGATCCCGTGCTGGACTTGAGCTACCGCAAATTTAAGCGTTTGCCGTCGCGAGTCAGCGCGCTGTTGCATCTGGAGAAGCTGTACGTTTGTGGGAACCGGCTGCGCACGCTGCCGGACAGCGTCTCCCGGCTGCAAGGTCTGCGTATCCTGGCCCTGGACTTCAACAAGATGGAGGACGTTCCGGCGGCCGTCTGCCAGCTCACTAAGCTCACACGCCTCTACCTGGGCAGCAACCGGCTCATGACCCTCCCACCCGAGCTGAGGAACCTGCAAAGTCTGCGCTGTTTGTGGGTGGAGAGCAACTACATCCAGAGTTTTCCACGGGAGCTCTACGACCTTCCCTGCCTCAAGTCCCTTCAGATTGGAGACAACCGGCTGAAGACGctgccctctgacctctgtcgtATGGAAGCTCTGAGGGGATTATGGCTCTACGGGAACCGCTTTGACACCTTCCCCAAAGTGTTGCTGCGCATGGAGGGTTTGGAGATTTTAGATCTGGACCGCAACAAGATATCAGAGTTTCCCAGCCTGAAGCGTCTCCGCTCCCTCCGGCTCTTCTCCTACGACCACAACCCAGTGGATTGCCCTCCTCGAGTGGGCGACGAGGTGCTGGTGGTTGGGGAAGGCGCTGCAGAGTTCCTGGAGCAGCGCGAGGCCAAGAATGAGAGACTGCGCAAGGCCGCGGAGGAAGAGGCCGAAGAGTCGGCTCTGGCGGGCGAGGAGCTGGTGATTCACGGCATCCTGaaaaacagcagctccaactcAAAACAATCTGGGGGGACCGGAGAGGACGCCGACCCTAAAGAGGAAGAGTGGCCAGcagatgagagggaggaggataTGGACGGAGCTGAGCTGGAGTATGACGAGGAGGGGGTTGAATATGAGACCGAGGAGCTGATATGCGAGGGAGAAGGGTTTGAGTACGAGGGGGACGACCTGCAGTACGAGAGGGCTCAGCTGGACTATGAGTACGAGAGGCTGGAGGACGCCGGGAGACAAGATGAAGGGGCATGA
- the fads2 gene encoding acyl-CoA 6-desaturase isoform X1, giving the protein MIGLEFAPTPRCQSLRLTRTFGGSRPARMGGGGQLTEPAEQVNGRAGGVYTWQEVQSHCSRSDQWLVIDRKVYNITQWAKRHPGGIRVISHYAGEDATEAFTAFHPDLKWVQKFLKPLLIGELAATEPSQDRNKSATIIQDFHTLRAKVESEGLFRARPSFFCFHLGHILLLEALAWLIIWVWGTSWTLTLLSAFLLATSQLQAGWLQHDFGHLSVFKKSSWNHVLHKFTIGHLKGASANWWNHRHYQHHAKPNVFSKDPDVNMLHLFVIGKTQPVEYGIKKIKYMPYHHQHQYFFLVGPPLLIPIYFHIQIMRSMISRHDWVDLACSLSHYLRYLCCSVPLYGLLGSMLLISFVRILESHCFVWVTQMNHLPMNIDHEKHQDWLSMQLHATCNVKQSPFNDWFSGHLNFQIEHHLFPTMPRHNYHLVAPQVRALCDKHGIPYQVKTMWQGFADVFRSLKNSGDLWLDAYLHK; this is encoded by the exons ATGATCGGCTTGGAATTTGCACC aACACCCAGGTGTCAAAGTCTGCGGCTGACCCGAACCTTTGGTGGAAGCAGGCCAGCGAGGATGGGAGGTGGAGGCCAGCTGACGGAGCCCGCGGAGCAGGTCAACGGGCGGGCAGGTGGCGTGTACACTTGGCAGGAGGTGCAGAGCCACTGCAGCAGGAGCGACCAGTGGCTGGTGATCGATCGGAAGGTGTACAACATTACTCAGTGGGCCAAAAGGCACCCGGGAGGGATCCGGGTCATCAGCCACTACGCCGGAGAGGATGCCACG GAGGCGTTCACTGCTTTTCATCCCGATCTAAAGTGGGTGCAAAAGTTTCTGAAGCCTCTGCTGATTGGAGAGCTGGCAGCGACAGAGCCCAGCCAGGACCGGAACAAAAGC GCGACCATCATACAGGATTTCCACACTTTACGCGCCAAGGTGGAGAGCGAGGGTCTGTTCCGAGCTCGGCCCTCGTTCTTCTGCTTCCACCTGGGTcacatcctgctgctggaggccctgGCCTGGCTGATCATCTGGGTCTGGGGAACCAGCTGGACGCTCACCCTTCTCAGCGCCTTCCTGCTGGCAACCTCTCAG TTGCAGGCCGGGTGGCTGCAGCACGACTTCGGCCATCTGTCCGTCTTCAAGAAGTCCAGCTGGAACCACGTGTTGCACAAGTTCACCATCGGCCATTTGAAG GGAGCATCTGCCAACTGGTGGAATCACAGGCATTACCAGCATCACGCCAAGCCCAACGTCTTCAGTAAGGACCCCGACGTCAACATGTTGCACCTCTTCGTGATTGGTAAAACTCAACCGGTGGAG TACGGcataaaaaagatcaaatacATGCCctaccaccaccaacaccagtaCTTCTTCCTCG TTGGACCGCCGCTTCTCATTCCAATTTACTTCCACATTCAAATAATGCGCTCCATGATTTCCCGCCACGACTGGGTG GACCTGGCTTGCTCTCTGTCCCACTACCTGCGCTACCTTTGCTGCTCTGTCCCCCTGTATGGCCTGCTTGGCTCAATGCTGCTCATCAGCTTCGTCAG GATTTTGGAGAGCCACTGTTTTGTGTGGGTGACTCAAATGAATCATCTGCCCATGAACATCGACCACGAGAAGCACCAGGACTGGCTGTCCATGCAG TTACACGCCACCTGTAATGTCAAGCAGTCCCCCTTCAACGACTGGTTCAGTGGACACCTCAACTTTCAAATCGAACACCA TTTGTTTCCCACGATGCCGCGCCATAACTACCACCTGGTGGCCCCCCAGGTCCGCGCGCTGTGTGACAAACATGGCATCCCTTACCAGGTGAAGACAATGTGGCAAGGCTTCGCTGATGTTTTCAG GTCACTGAAAAACTCAGGCGACCTCTGGCTTGACGCTTATCTCCATAAATGA
- the fads2 gene encoding acyl-CoA 6-desaturase isoform X2 has translation MGGGGQLTEPAEQVNGRAGGVYTWQEVQSHCSRSDQWLVIDRKVYNITQWAKRHPGGIRVISHYAGEDATEAFTAFHPDLKWVQKFLKPLLIGELAATEPSQDRNKSATIIQDFHTLRAKVESEGLFRARPSFFCFHLGHILLLEALAWLIIWVWGTSWTLTLLSAFLLATSQLQAGWLQHDFGHLSVFKKSSWNHVLHKFTIGHLKGASANWWNHRHYQHHAKPNVFSKDPDVNMLHLFVIGKTQPVEYGIKKIKYMPYHHQHQYFFLVGPPLLIPIYFHIQIMRSMISRHDWVDLACSLSHYLRYLCCSVPLYGLLGSMLLISFVRILESHCFVWVTQMNHLPMNIDHEKHQDWLSMQLHATCNVKQSPFNDWFSGHLNFQIEHHLFPTMPRHNYHLVAPQVRALCDKHGIPYQVKTMWQGFADVFRSLKNSGDLWLDAYLHK, from the exons ATGGGAGGTGGAGGCCAGCTGACGGAGCCCGCGGAGCAGGTCAACGGGCGGGCAGGTGGCGTGTACACTTGGCAGGAGGTGCAGAGCCACTGCAGCAGGAGCGACCAGTGGCTGGTGATCGATCGGAAGGTGTACAACATTACTCAGTGGGCCAAAAGGCACCCGGGAGGGATCCGGGTCATCAGCCACTACGCCGGAGAGGATGCCACG GAGGCGTTCACTGCTTTTCATCCCGATCTAAAGTGGGTGCAAAAGTTTCTGAAGCCTCTGCTGATTGGAGAGCTGGCAGCGACAGAGCCCAGCCAGGACCGGAACAAAAGC GCGACCATCATACAGGATTTCCACACTTTACGCGCCAAGGTGGAGAGCGAGGGTCTGTTCCGAGCTCGGCCCTCGTTCTTCTGCTTCCACCTGGGTcacatcctgctgctggaggccctgGCCTGGCTGATCATCTGGGTCTGGGGAACCAGCTGGACGCTCACCCTTCTCAGCGCCTTCCTGCTGGCAACCTCTCAG TTGCAGGCCGGGTGGCTGCAGCACGACTTCGGCCATCTGTCCGTCTTCAAGAAGTCCAGCTGGAACCACGTGTTGCACAAGTTCACCATCGGCCATTTGAAG GGAGCATCTGCCAACTGGTGGAATCACAGGCATTACCAGCATCACGCCAAGCCCAACGTCTTCAGTAAGGACCCCGACGTCAACATGTTGCACCTCTTCGTGATTGGTAAAACTCAACCGGTGGAG TACGGcataaaaaagatcaaatacATGCCctaccaccaccaacaccagtaCTTCTTCCTCG TTGGACCGCCGCTTCTCATTCCAATTTACTTCCACATTCAAATAATGCGCTCCATGATTTCCCGCCACGACTGGGTG GACCTGGCTTGCTCTCTGTCCCACTACCTGCGCTACCTTTGCTGCTCTGTCCCCCTGTATGGCCTGCTTGGCTCAATGCTGCTCATCAGCTTCGTCAG GATTTTGGAGAGCCACTGTTTTGTGTGGGTGACTCAAATGAATCATCTGCCCATGAACATCGACCACGAGAAGCACCAGGACTGGCTGTCCATGCAG TTACACGCCACCTGTAATGTCAAGCAGTCCCCCTTCAACGACTGGTTCAGTGGACACCTCAACTTTCAAATCGAACACCA TTTGTTTCCCACGATGCCGCGCCATAACTACCACCTGGTGGCCCCCCAGGTCCGCGCGCTGTGTGACAAACATGGCATCCCTTACCAGGTGAAGACAATGTGGCAAGGCTTCGCTGATGTTTTCAG GTCACTGAAAAACTCAGGCGACCTCTGGCTTGACGCTTATCTCCATAAATGA